One Candidatus Paceibacterota bacterium DNA segment encodes these proteins:
- a CDS encoding HD domain-containing protein — MKKGISEKHSRTPLQRVAGFIYETSIHSRTPRSGLWFLGTGSQSVAEHLFHTAMIAYAMCSFFPKINKEKVLLMSLVHDIGEGRTSDLNYVHQRYGRLAEAHAVKDIAKSVPFGQEIEDLYHEEQARITLEAKVVKDADQLEWMATLRAEEVKGNKKAGTWARIALKRLKTPVGKQLGKLLLSTSPDGWWFDAHDSWFVDRDPNDRTWKK; from the coding sequence ATGAAAAAAGGCATCTCCGAAAAACATTCACGTACTCCCCTACAGCGAGTCGCGGGGTTCATCTACGAAACCAGCATCCACAGCAGAACGCCCCGATCGGGGCTTTGGTTTTTAGGAACTGGCTCCCAGTCAGTCGCCGAACACCTCTTTCACACTGCCATGATCGCATACGCGATGTGCTCCTTCTTTCCTAAGATCAACAAGGAGAAAGTGCTCCTTATGAGCTTAGTCCACGATATTGGCGAGGGTCGCACCTCTGATCTCAACTACGTCCACCAGCGCTACGGACGGCTCGCAGAAGCGCACGCGGTCAAAGATATTGCGAAAAGCGTCCCCTTCGGACAAGAAATTGAAGACCTCTATCACGAAGAGCAGGCGCGGATTACCCTCGAAGCTAAGGTGGTAAAAGATGCAGACCAGCTTGAATGGATGGCAACGTTGCGCGCAGAAGAAGTGAAGGGAAATAAAAAGGCGGGCACGTGGGCCCGTATTGCGCTCAAGCGCCTCAAAACGCCCGTTGGAAAGCAGCTTGGGAAACTCCTCCTCTCCACCAGCCCAGATGGCTGGTGGTTCGATGCTCATGACTCATGGTTTGTTGATCGCGATCCAAATGACCGCACGTGGAAGAAGTAG
- a CDS encoding uracil-DNA glycosylase family protein → MRQVTQLHKLYDSLQKKHGAPLLRPIYGAGCIDSPAAMFVFMNPTGRNISSHPDWGGLRAPWVGTRHVWDIFNELNLINTSLYDAIKLKQQWDVRFTNLVYKDIESKSIFITNLAKCTQLDARPLNNGVFRDYLDLMYQEIEMINPKKIITFGNQVSSVLLKKNISVSGYSGATCERLSVGGATYCVYPTHYPVGQGRRNMPLAIQRIREILR, encoded by the coding sequence ATGCGACAAGTTACTCAGCTCCACAAGTTGTATGATTCTTTACAGAAGAAGCACGGAGCGCCTCTCCTCCGTCCAATTTATGGCGCCGGATGTATAGATAGCCCAGCGGCTATGTTTGTGTTTATGAACCCAACGGGGAGGAACATCTCAAGCCACCCTGATTGGGGCGGGCTAAGAGCTCCCTGGGTTGGGACAAGGCACGTGTGGGATATTTTTAATGAGCTTAACCTAATTAACACAAGCCTCTACGATGCAATTAAATTAAAACAACAATGGGATGTAAGGTTTACAAACCTTGTGTACAAAGATATAGAATCAAAATCAATCTTTATAACCAATCTCGCTAAGTGCACACAGCTTGACGCCAGGCCCCTGAACAACGGCGTGTTTAGAGACTACCTTGATCTAATGTATCAAGAGATTGAGATGATTAATCCTAAAAAGATTATTACCTTTGGCAATCAGGTATCCTCGGTGTTATTAAAGAAGAATATTAGCGTCAGTGGCTATTCTGGCGCTACGTGCGAGCGCCTGAGCGTCGGTGGGGCTACGTACTGCGTATACCCTACCCACTATCCAGTGGGACAAGGGAGGCGTAATATGCCACTCGCTATTCAGAGAATCAGAGAGATACTGCGATAG